In Plasmodium knowlesi strain H genome assembly, chromosome: 8, the DNA window TATGTTATTTTTACGGATCACTTTATTGTTCATGTCTCCTATGGCCCTCTGTGCAGATTCCCGAGGAAACCCAACCGTCGAAGTGGACCTCGAAACGAATGTCGGTATCTTTCGTGCCGCAGTTCCATCAGGAGCATCCACAGGAATTTACGAAGCATTGGAATTGAGAGACAATGACAAGAGCAGGTACCTAGGAAAAGGTGTACAGAAGGCCATCAACAATATTAATGAGCACATAGCCCCCAAGTTGATTGGTATGGATTGCAGAGAGCAGAAGAAAATTGACAACTTGATGGTGGAAGAATTAGATGGAAGCAAAAACGAATGGGGATGGTCCAAAAGTAAATTAGGAGCAAATGCTATTTTAGCAATTTCCATGGCTGTATGTAGGGCTGGAGCCGCGGCCAATAAGGTATCCCTGTATAAATACCTAGCACAATTAgcaggaaagaaaaatgaccAGATGGTTTTACCTGTGCCGTGTTTGAATGTAATAAATGGAGGATCCCATGCTGGTAACAAATTGGCCTTCCAGGAATTTATGATAGTACCAGTCGGTGCTCCAAATTTTAAAGAGGCATTAAGATACGGAGCAGAAGTGTATCATACGCTCAAATCAGAGATTAAGAAGAAGTATGGTATTGATGCAACAAATGTAGGAGACGAAGGAGGATTTGCTCCAAACATATTAAATGCGAATGAAGCTTTGGATCTTTTAGTGAGCGCCATTAAATCTGCTGGTTATGAAGGAAAGGTAAAAATCGCCATGGATGTTGCGGCATCGGAATTTTACCAAGCTGATAGTAAGACTTACGACTTAGACTTTAAAACGCCAAATAATGATAAGTCTATGGTGAAAAGTGGAGCTGAGTTGGTTAACCTTTATATCGATATGGTGAAGAAGTATCCAATTATTTCGATAGAGGATCCATTTGATCAAGACGATTGGGAAAATTATGCCAAACTGACAGAGTCTATTGGAAAGGATGTACAAATTGTGGGAGATGACTTACTTGTTACTAACCCTACAAGGATTAGCAAAGCTTTGGAGAAGAAAGCCTGCAATGCCCTACTGTTGAAGGTGAATCAAATAGGTTCCATTACGGAAGCTATTGAGGCTTGCTTATTATCACAGAAGAATGACTGGGGTGTTATGGTTTCCCACAGATCTGGAGAGACAGAAGACGTTTTCATTGCCGACTTGGTGGTTGCTCTCCGAACTGGACAAATCAAGACTGGTGCTCCATGCAGAAGTGAGAGGAATGCAAAGTATAACCAGTTGTTAAGGATTGAAGAATCCCTTGGAAGCAATGCCCTTTTCGCTGGAGAGAAGTTTAGGCACCAATTAAATTGAGCGTTGTCCGTATCCGGATGGAGGAGCGGCCCTATGTGGTGTGCTCTCCCCACCAGTACGTATTGAGCGAAGGGAGGAGGGTGGTGGTGCTGAAGAGTGATGTACATGGGAACTGCTAAACTGGAGGAAGGATTTGCGCCTGTCCGTGTTACTATTACGAGCAGGGTAGCTCCATCCTTCAGGGGTGGGTGATCCATTCCAGGTTCTGCCTCCCAAGCGGATATCATCATACTCCATTTTCTCGCCCCACTAGCCCCTTTTGCACAGAGTGGTATCCCGAATTGTTTCGATCGTGCAAATGTAGAAGTGCTCATACAATCAGTGCGTCTATACCATTGACCCCATCAacgtctacatttttttttttatcccttcaaatgtattttccctttttatgcGCGTTTATATCGGCTTAGATACCTGCACGCGCCCAAGCAAACTAAATAAGGTCCCCGTGCTCGTGAGTCTCTATTTTCGCCGTACATGCGTTTTTCACTTTATCCAAACTGTAAACACGAACTTGTAAAACTGCGACTCTGAAACATAGATCGACTGGCCGGTTTGACAACTTGCCAGGACACCCCGACAGGAAGATATCACACGAAGCGGAATGAGGCCTCTTTGGCCAATCCCCTTATAGTTCCTCGTAGAAAAGGCCCGGATAGTTATAAAGATAAGCGGATCAGGTGTGCGGCAAAAAGATGCAACTTCAGGTCGATACCTGAAGAGTGGAACAGCCTCCACTACGTAAAGTACAATCCCGCGTGATGTTAACAGAATTTTTACGCAATTGTTCGGCGtccagagaaaaaaaaaaacgggcaGTAATTCCAGTTGAGGGAGTAATCGCCCTCGCCCATTCACCGATTAATCCATAATTACGGAAAAATTAACTTTGGCAAAGGTGAAACAAAGACATTGTACCCTTGCCTGTAGACGCGATGTAGAGTATCAAAAAGGAAGCATGCGAATgtcccatttttgcaaaaaaaaaaaaaaaaaaagaaaccagTTTATCCAACATACATTTTGTtcgctttaaaaaaattcggGACTTATTTATGGATAACATGTCGGTAACATGATGCTACTTCGTTGCTGAGTGATCAATTTAGCCGCGCCGGAGAGTCCCGCGTCAGTACGTGTGTACCCCACAGGGacagggagaaggaaaaaaaaaaaaaaaaaaatccaaccCATGCAGAAGGGcgaaaaacaaaacgaacAAAAGCGAAGTGTGATGGAGGAAGACAACCCAATCGAACGTAACCCCTAACTGTCACCCCCGCAGTGATCAAAAGGAATTACTACAGCCGAGCCAGCACAAAATGAACAGTTGTTTTGGAacaaacgtaaaaaaaaaaaaaaaaaaaaaaaaaaaaagttttacaACAAGGGCGCACGATCGTATGAGTGAACGAGGGAAAAGGTTGACCCTTAGGAAAAGTTTCTTGCATGACTTTTCTTGTTCTCCCCCTTCCGCTTTTTCCTTGCggatattcatttttttaaataaaggGCAACTGCACGTGCACACCTTACACAAAAAACACCTGCGCATGTGATGATCATTAAACTCTGAAAGTGGGGCAATTCGGCGTGACCTTTGCTCCTcagcttttcttttttttcttttgttttgaCCCTTCCCCCCAACATGTTGCTTTACACACTGAAGAATTTAACGTCATAACGAATATGTGGTTGTGTACTTGTGtcagtaaaaagaaaaaaaaaaaaaaaaaaaaacgtcaaAGTTCGTCTATTTCTGTAgaacatgtttttttttttttttttttttttttttcttcttctttcctttttcacgtTCCCTTTAACCATTTTGTGTTTCCACAAGTTTGAACTTTGTAATTTTCGCTTGTACTGtttggagttttttttttttttttttttttcttctcttcactATACTACTGCGGAGGACAACAACACTCTGCTTTTTACACAACAGAAAATTTGTTAAATTCAATTTAGTTTTTGTGTTTCCTCGTCCCTGTGTTACGTTTGTCCCCATTTGGGTACACCAAAGTATCCGCTTCTCCTTGCTTCCTTCCCcgttgcgtttttttttttttttttttttttttttgggggggggccCCATTTGAAACTCCCGCCTTTTCCGAGTCTCTCCCCCAATTTTGTGGATGGGTCTTCGGAAGAGGGGAAGGCACATTAATGAGCATGGAAGTGGACCCATCGCCACTTCCAGAACGTGTTTCACCAAGGGGGGAAGTGTCTTCGTATCCATGCACGCATAAacgtgaagaaaataaaggatcAAAGAAAAAGCTGACCCATAGTTACAGGCCATTACATGCGatactataaaaaaaaaaacaaaaaaaaaaaaacaccatgTGCACATCACAGTAACAATTTGGAGATTTCCCCCACGAAAAACAAAGAATAGAGTACAAGTGGAACATTTTAGTGGACTCCTTTTCTTATTCTATACTTGGCAGTTGGAAGCCACGTATataaaaacacacacatagTCGTATTGGCCGACTTTGCGCAAATCCCCATAGGAGCAGCACACGGTTGATGTATTACAACGTGCAGGCGTATTTGTACatgcacacacatttttaGGTCTGTCTATACGCCCTGACGAAGTTGACAAAAAGAAGTGGCATATTCTAACGACGCCGAGAAACATGGAAGACAAGAAAAGGAGCACTCGAGGAACTGGCTTAGGCAGAAGCGTAAACGGAGCCATAAAATTCGTCTCCAAGGGTAAGAAGCTTAATCACCATGGGGGTGGTAATGGGGAGTTGGCGTCGAATAGGTTGAATGTCAGCACGAGGAAAAACGTAAGCAACGGGGGGAGTGCTACCGTTAGTGCAACAGTTGGCGCCGCGGCTACAGGTGGAAGCCAGAGGAGAGACCACTCAGTAAACAATGTTGATAAGTTCGAACTGAAGTGCCGAGAATATCTAGACAGTGTTTTAAAGATAGGCGAATATGTGACATTGCCCAAGAGCATCAACaatgaggaggagaagaagaggtGGAAAAAGGCCCACTGCTTACgtaataaaatgaagcaaTACGATCATCTCACGAGAAGAAAATTGTTCCAACGAAAAAGTGTTAGTAATAATGCAAAATTCAACAGGGAGAGATACATTATTCTAAATAAAATCCCCAGGTATAGGGAAGCCTTTCCTTCTGTCATGGACGACCCGTCAAACAAAATCAAGGAGGACATCATTCGTACGTACCTCAAGACACACGCTGCTTACATCCTATCGGAAGGTCGAA includes these proteins:
- a CDS encoding enolase, putative yields the protein MAHVITRISAREILDSRGNPTVEVDLETNVGIFRAAVPSGASTGIYEALELRDNDKSRYLGKGVQKAINNINEHIAPKLIGMDCREQKKIDNLMVEELDGSKNEWGWSKSKLGANAILAISMAVCRAGAAANKVSLYKYLAQLAGKKNDQMVLPVPCLNVINGGSHAGNKLAFQEFMIVPVGAPNFKEALRYGAEVYHTLKSEIKKKYGIDATNVGDEGGFAPNILNANEALDLLVSAIKSAGYEGKVKIAMDVAASEFYQADSKTYDLDFKTPNNDKSMVKSGAELVNLYIDMVKKYPIISIEDPFDQDDWENYAKLTESIGKDVQIVGDDLLVTNPTRISKALEKKACNALLLKVNQIGSITEAIEACLLSQKNDWGVMVSHRSGETEDVFIADLVVALRTGQIKTGAPCRSERNAKYNQLLRIEESLGSNALFAGEKFRHQLN